One Brassica napus cultivar Da-Ae chromosome C4, Da-Ae, whole genome shotgun sequence genomic region harbors:
- the LOC106379362 gene encoding dirigent protein 25-like has product MAGQKILSFLVLTLLVSFTAAARLLDEKDTFPATTTPGSGPFPGPLPASGSGSVGTGSGSAGTGFSSGTGSIPSSGSAGAAATGLGAGTGPGSSSGSGPLTTTGSGPLPIAGSVPGPLPVNGGPGSLPATGPSPLLPLPAGGSSTGPGQALGGGAGAGTALGGGGVGPDHTLVFFIHDILGGSNPTARAVTGVVANPALSGQLPFAKPNGANLPITNGVAANNNNNGIVNNNNVPLLVGLGGTTANILQNNGNNGNNNLLNGLPVANGGQLPSGSALQMLMFGTMTVIDDELTEGHELGSGLLGKAQGYYVASAVDGTSQTMAFTAMFESGGYEDSISFFGVHRTAASESHLGVMGGTGKYVNARGFAIVKTFTGSSGTQQQQPHQFTDGLETVLQCTVYLSY; this is encoded by the coding sequence ATGGCAGGTCAAAAGATACTCTCCTTCCTGGTTCTAACTCTCCTTGTTAGTTTCACAGCTGCGGCTCGACTTCTTGATGAAAAAGATACGTTCCCAGCCACAACCACCCCTGGCTCAGGTCCCTTCCCTGGTCCTTTACCAGCGTCTGGCTCAGGTTCTGTAGGAACTGGCTCGGGTTCTGCGGGTACCGGTTTCAGTTCAGGAACAGGATCAATACCATCAAGTGGTTCAGCAGGTGCTGCTGCAACTGGTCTCGGTGCCGGAACAGGGCCAGGCTCATCAAGTGGTTCAGGTCCTTTGACTACTACTGGTTCTGGTCCTCTACCAATCGCTGGCTCTGTTCCTGGTCCTTTACCGGTCAATGGTGGTCCAGGTTCCTTGCCTGCCACTGGTCCCAGTCCTTTACTTCCTCTACCGGCTGGTGGTTCATCCACTGGTCCCGGTCAAGCTCTTGGAGGTGGTGCAGGTGCCGGTACAGCtcttggtggtggtggtgtagGTCCTGACCACACACTGGTATTCTTCATACACGATATACTCGGCGGCTCAAACCCCACGGCTAGAGCCGTAACTGGAGTCGTTGCGAACCCGGCTTTAAGTGGCCAGCTCCCATTCGCTAAACCCAACGGCGCAAACCTTCCTATAACCAACGGAGTTGCagctaacaacaacaacaacggtatcgtcaacaacaacaacgtcCCTCTTCTCGTTGGACTTGGTGGGACCACGGCTAACATCCTCCAGAACAACGGAAATAACGGTAACAACAACCTTTTAAACGGTCTACCGGTTGCTAACGGCGGTCAGCTCCCGAGCGGTTCCGCTCTACAGATGCTTATGTTCGGGACAATGACAGTGATTGACGACGAACTAACTGAAGGCCACGAGCTCGGGTCTGGTTTGCTCGGGAAAGCGCAGGGGTACTATGTGGCGAGTGCGGTTGATGGAACTAGCCAGACGATGGCGTTTACTGCCATGTTTGAGAGCGGCGGTTATGAAGATAGTATAAGCTTCTTTGGTGTTCATAGAACAGCGGCTTCGGAGTCGCATTTAGGAGTTATGGGAGGGACCGGGAAGTATGTGAACGCGAGAGGATTTGCGATTGTGAAGACGTTTACAGGATCTAGCGGGACGCAACAGCAGCAGCCGCATCAGTTCACTGATGGACTTGAGACTGTTCTTCAGTGTACTGTCTATCTTTCTtactag
- the LOC106379360 gene encoding glutelin type-D 1-like, with the protein MELDLSPRLPKKVYGVDGGSYFAWCPEELPMLRDGNIGAAKLALEKYGLALPRYSDSSKVAYVLQGSGTAGIVLPEKEEKVIEIKKGDSIALPFGVVTWWFNNADTELVILFLGETHKGHKAGQFTDFYLTGSNGIFTGFSTEFVGRAWDLDETIVKKLVGSQTGNGIVKVDASLKMPSPRKGDREGFVLNCLEAPLDVDIKDGGRVVVLNTKNLPLVGEVGFGADLVRIDGHSMCSPGFSCDSALQVTYIVGGSGRVQVVGADGKRVLETHVKAGALFIVPRFFVVSKIADSDGLSWFSIVTTPDPIFTHLAGKTSVWKALSPEVLQAAFNVSPEVEKAFRSKRTSDAIFFRPSN; encoded by the exons ATGGAGTTGGATCTTTCACCGAGACTACCAAAGAAAGTGTACGGAGTAGACGGTGGTTCGTACTTTGCATGGTGTCCTGAAGAGTTACCCATGCTACGTGATGGTAACATTGGAGCCGCTAAGCTCGCTCTAGAGAAGTATGGCTTAGCTCTTCCTCGCTACTCTGATTCCTCCAAGGTCGCTTATGTTCTTCAAG GATCTGGAACAGCAGGAATTGTTCTCCCTGAGAAAGAGGAGAAAGTGATTGAGATCAAGAAAGGAGACTCCATAGCTTTGCCTTTCGGTGTAGTAACATGGTGGTTCAACAATGCAGACACTGAGCTTGTTATTCTCTTCCTCGGTGAGACGCACAAGGGTCACAAAGCAGGACAGTTCACCGATTTTTACCTAACCGGATCCAATGGGATCTTCACCGGTTTCTCAACCGAGTTTGTAGGCAGAGCCTGGGATCTCGACGAGACCATCGTGAAGAAGCTTGTCGGATCTCAGACTGGTAATGGGATCGTGAAGGTTGATGCGAGTTTGAAGATGCCTTCACCGAGGAAAGGTGACAGAGAAGGGTTTGTTCTAAACTGTTTGGAGGCTCCTCTTGATGTTGATATCAAGGATGGAGGAAGAGTTGTTGTGTTGAACACAAAGAATCTTCCCTTGGTTGGTGAAGTTGGGTTTGGTGCTGATCTGGTGAGGATCGATGGACACTCGATGTGTTCTCCTGGATTCTCTTGTGACTCTGCTCTTCAGGTTACATACATTGTTGGTGGTAGCGGTCGTGTTCAGGTGGTTGGTGCGGATGGGAAGAGAGTTCTTGAGACACATGTGAAAGCTGGAGCTTTGTTTATTGTTCCTAGGTTCTTTGTTGTGTCCAAGATTGCTGATTCTGATGGCTTGTCTTGGTTCTCCATCGTGACTACTCCTGA TCCCATTTTCACGCATTTGGCGGGGAAGACGTCGGTGTGGAAGGCATTGTCGCCGGAGGTTTTGCAGGCGGCTTTTAATGTTTCTCCGGAGGTGGAGAAGGCTTTCCGATCTAAGAGGACTTCTGATGCCATCTTCTTCCGTCCTTCCAACTAA